A region from the Lepidochelys kempii isolate rLepKem1 chromosome 16, rLepKem1.hap2, whole genome shotgun sequence genome encodes:
- the ARRDC1 gene encoding arrestin domain-containing protein 1 isoform X2 has translation MGKLQLFEIRLSESRVVYSPGEPLAGTVTVRLSGSLPYRGVLTAGEHTFPFQFLVPASAPTSFEGPFGKVVHQVKAVIDTPRFAKDHKCNKVFYILCPLNLNDIPDIEQPNTTSITKKFSYKLVKSGNIVLTATSDLKGYIVGQAIQLCTDIENKSGRDTGTVAASLLQKVAYKSKRWIYDLRTIAEVEGSGVKAWKHAEWKEQILVPALPQSMLQGCSLIHVDYYIQVSLKSPEVSVTLPIYIGNIAVNRVPLTPARSVQHIPSVVVPSAPPEEEEAASGYHPMDNVSIPTKSHSQLHTFSYAPGLSLQDVRLDSDQTASPNHPTLCLATGATVPYYAEGTVVPVPTASSLILPPEYSTWGYPNEAPPSYEQSCSTANSSLSNGN, from the exons GGGTTCTGACAGCTGGCGAGCACACCTTTCCCTTCCAGTTCCTGGTGCCAG CATCAGCCCCCACATCGTTTGAAGGCCCTTTTGGGAAGGTGGTCCATCAGGTCAAAGCCGTGATTGATACACCCCGATTTGCCAAGGACCACAAGTGCAACAAGGTCTTCTACATTCTCTGCCCACTCAACCTGAATGACATCCCTGACATTGAG CAACCGAACACCACGTCCATCACCAAGAAGTTCAGCTACAAGCTGGTGAAGAGTGGAAATATCGTCTTAACCGCCACCTCGGACCTCAAAGGTTATATCGTGGGGCAGGCGATCCAGCTGTGCACCGACATCGAGAACAAGTCTGGCCGGGACACTGGCACTGTGGCGGCCAGCCTCCTCCAG AAGGTCGCTTATAAATCCAAGCGTTGGATTTATGACTTGAGGACCATTGCTGAGGTGGAGGGCTCGGGGGTGAAGGCCTGGAAGCACGCGGAATGGAAGGAGCAGATCCTTGTCCCTGCACTGCCGCAGTCCATGCTGCAAGGCTGCAGCCTCATACATGTCGACTACTATATCCAG gtttCCCTGAAGTCGCCAGAGGTTTCAGTCACTCTTCCTATTTACATCGGCAACATCGCTGTGAACAGGGTTCCTCTGACCCCGGCTAGGTCGGTCCAGCACATTCCATCCGTTGTGGTACCATCCGCCCCACCAGAAGAGGAGGAAGCTGCCAGTGGCTATCACCCAATGGACAATGTTTCAATCCCCACCAAGAGCCATTCCCAGCTTCACACGTTCAGCTATGCTCCAGGACTGAGCCTCCAGGACGTAAGGCTGGATTCAGACCAGACTGCCTCCCCAAACCACCCCACACTTTGCTTGGCAACAGGAGCGACGGTCCCGTACTATGCTGAGGGGACAGTGGTTCCGGTTCCCACCGCCAGCTCTCTCATCTTGCCTCCGGAGTACAGCACGTGGGGTTACCCCAATG AGGCACCCCCTTCCTACGAACAAAGCTGCAGCACCGCCAACTCCAGCCTCAGCAATGGCAACTAG